GCCACCTGTGCGTCCACGCTGCGGCCCCAGCCCGAGCTGAAGTTCACAATCACACCCCGACCGCGCCGGATCATGGCCGGCACGAAATGCCGGATCACGTTGGTCACGCCCTTGATGTTCACGTCGATGACCAGATCAAATTCCTGGGCCGACAACTCCCACAAGGGCGCAAGCCGGTTGATGACCGCCGCGTTGTTGAGCAACAGATCGGGTGCCCCCAACCGACCCATCACGGTCTCCGCCCACTGTCGCACCGCCGCGTCGTCCCGCACGTCCACCGGATCGAACCGGTGCGGTTCCGGAAACTGGCGCGCCAGCTCGGTGACCGCGACCGGATTTCGACCGCACCCGGCCACGGTCCAAC
The nucleotide sequence above comes from Limisphaera ngatamarikiensis. Encoded proteins:
- a CDS encoding SDR family oxidoreductase, which encodes MNAAGLVVITGATRGLGRAMVAEFSRRGWTVAGCGRNPVAVTELARQFPEPHRFDPVDVRDDAAVRQWAETVMGRLGAPDLLLNNAAVINRLAPLWELSAQEFDLVIDVNIKGVTNVIRHFVPAMIRRGRGVIVNFSSGWGRSVDAQVAPYCATKWAIEGLTRALAEELPRGLAAVALNPGIIHTDMLESCFGSSAAAYPPPETWARSAVPFLLKLGPSHNGQSLTAPGA